In Pseudobacter ginsenosidimutans, the following are encoded in one genomic region:
- a CDS encoding response regulator, translated as MQSKILLVDDREDSLFSMETILEPDGYQFVKAGSGRQALKILLNEHDFALILMDVKMPNLNGFETAALIYERDKLRHIPIIFITANNYGEENVFKGYRTGAVDYIYKPVNPALLRAKVAVFVDLYRKNYQLLAQEQKLKAINRSLEIEINERRASEEMVKQLNQQLMQNIHLLETANRELDRFAFMASHDLQEPLRKIRTFGDLLTMKYKDALDNEAKGYIGRIQNAAERMQTLIKDILAFSRVSDEKDNFVRSDLNQILQEVLTDLDGTVQEKQATITIEPLPVIDVNPGLIRPLFFNLIGNALKYCKKDVLPVITIRNIRQLADVPRPEYCRISVEDNGIGFDQSYAEQVFDMFRRLHVNKDYEGTGIGLALCKKIVEKHHGFISAESQPNVGSVFTITLPVEQKNLQPLILR; from the coding sequence ATGCAATCGAAAATATTATTAGTAGACGATAGGGAGGACTCACTTTTTTCAATGGAAACCATTCTCGAACCTGATGGTTACCAGTTTGTGAAGGCAGGCTCCGGAAGGCAGGCGCTGAAGATCCTGCTGAACGAGCATGATTTCGCGCTCATCCTGATGGATGTGAAGATGCCCAACCTGAACGGCTTTGAAACAGCCGCACTGATCTACGAACGCGATAAACTGCGCCATATTCCCATCATCTTCATCACAGCCAACAACTATGGAGAGGAGAATGTGTTCAAAGGTTATCGGACCGGCGCCGTGGATTATATCTACAAGCCCGTGAACCCTGCGCTGCTGCGCGCTAAGGTGGCAGTGTTTGTTGACCTCTACCGGAAGAACTACCAGCTGCTGGCGCAGGAACAGAAACTGAAAGCCATCAACAGGAGCCTGGAGATAGAGATCAATGAAAGACGTGCTTCGGAAGAAATGGTGAAGCAGCTCAACCAGCAACTGATGCAGAATATACACCTGCTGGAAACGGCCAATCGCGAACTGGATCGATTCGCGTTCATGGCCTCTCATGATCTGCAGGAACCCCTGCGCAAGATCCGGACCTTCGGCGATCTGCTGACCATGAAATATAAAGATGCGCTCGACAATGAAGCGAAGGGCTATATCGGCCGCATCCAGAATGCAGCCGAGCGCATGCAAACACTGATAAAAGATATCCTCGCCTTCTCCCGCGTGAGTGATGAAAAAGATAATTTTGTTCGCAGCGATCTCAACCAGATCCTGCAGGAAGTGCTTACTGACCTCGATGGAACTGTGCAGGAAAAGCAGGCCACCATCACCATCGAGCCATTACCCGTCATCGATGTGAATCCCGGACTTATCCGCCCATTATTCTTCAATCTGATCGGCAATGCCCTCAAGTATTGCAAAAAAGATGTGCTACCGGTGATCACTATACGAAATATCAGGCAGCTGGCGGATGTACCCAGACCGGAGTATTGCCGGATCTCTGTAGAAGACAATGGCATTGGTTTTGATCAATCATATGCCGAGCAGGTATTCGATATGTTCAGGCGTCTGCATGTGAACAAAGATTATGAAGGCACCGGCATCGGCCTGGCGCTCTGCAAGAAAATAGTGGAAAAACACCATGGATTCATCAGCGCCGAAAGTCAACCAAATGTAGGCTCCGTATTCACCATCACCTTACCAGTGGAGCAGAAGAATCTTCAACCATTAATACTTCGTTAG
- a CDS encoding zinc-dependent metalloprotease: protein MISSPSLKPWLCTALLLSTGIMVMAQRPGKNGANADTTGKPPAMPAMAKSGPKPYSEVVTAKAQTEKGLFLVHKIDDKYLLEIPGSMLNRDYLFTTRIAKAGADLRSSNSMSGYAGDAVNFNVISFQKGPNNKLFLLKKSFSEFSADSTRDMYIAVTRSNVQPIAASFDIKADGSESNGIVIDFTDYIAGDNDVLHFDGDQKKAWKLGGLQADKSYIAGVSSFPLNTNIRTVKTYTRAGESASGTATLELTTSIVVLPEVPMQPRYFDPRVGYFAVGYTDFDHNPQGIKQLVLAKRWRLEPKPEDVERYKKGELVEPQKPITIFIDPATPKKWVPYLIQGVNDWQAAFEKAGFKNAIVAKAAPTPEEDPSWSMDDARNSVIVYKPSSVANASGPSTADPRSGEILETHINWYHNVMELLRNWYMVQAAAVDPRARKVKFDDELMGQLIRFVSSHEVGHTLGLRHNFGSSSTVPVENLRNKKWVEENGHTPSIMDYARFNYVAQPEDNISEKGIFPRIGDYDKWAIEWGYKWTNGKLEEETAMLSKLTTEKQSNKRLWFGTETNRDDPRSQNEDLGDNAMIAGNYGIKNLQRILPELPKWTTTPNEGYANLSAMYNQVAGQFGRYIGHVVKNVGGIMETPKMVEQAGPVYERVPKERQQAAMEWLKKQLFTTPNWLLNKEITGKAGIDGVKLVGRLQDQAMNKLFDGRLIDKLITAEAEGGTAYTATEFINDLKNIVWAEVSTRKPIDVYRRNLQKDYIIRVERIFNPVQTRSGSSAVSALASAFGLPAPINETGDAYSIYRASMRALRAEIKAALPAITDRLTRYHLEDMAERLGKMLDPK from the coding sequence ATGATTAGCTCTCCAAGCCTGAAACCCTGGCTCTGCACGGCTTTGCTGCTTTCCACCGGAATAATGGTGATGGCGCAAAGACCCGGAAAGAATGGCGCAAACGCAGATACCACAGGCAAACCCCCAGCCATGCCGGCGATGGCAAAATCCGGACCGAAACCTTATAGTGAAGTTGTTACAGCAAAAGCCCAAACTGAAAAAGGGCTGTTCCTGGTGCATAAGATAGACGACAAGTATCTCCTGGAGATCCCGGGATCCATGCTCAACAGGGATTATCTCTTCACCACCCGCATTGCAAAAGCGGGCGCCGATCTGCGCAGCTCCAACTCCATGTCGGGCTATGCCGGTGATGCCGTTAATTTCAATGTGATCAGCTTTCAAAAAGGGCCAAATAATAAACTCTTCCTGCTGAAGAAAAGTTTCTCCGAGTTCTCTGCCGATTCCACGCGCGATATGTATATAGCTGTTACCCGTTCCAATGTACAGCCCATTGCGGCCAGCTTCGATATCAAAGCGGATGGTTCAGAGTCCAATGGCATCGTGATCGATTTTACAGATTATATCGCAGGCGATAATGATGTACTGCATTTCGATGGCGACCAGAAAAAAGCCTGGAAACTCGGCGGCCTGCAGGCAGACAAATCTTATATCGCAGGCGTCAGCTCATTCCCGCTCAATACAAATATCAGGACAGTAAAAACTTATACGCGTGCCGGTGAAAGTGCATCGGGTACAGCTACGCTGGAGCTCACAACCAGTATCGTAGTGCTTCCCGAAGTGCCGATGCAGCCCCGGTATTTCGATCCGCGTGTAGGTTATTTCGCAGTAGGCTATACTGATTTCGATCATAACCCGCAAGGCATCAAACAACTGGTGCTGGCCAAACGCTGGAGACTGGAACCGAAACCTGAAGATGTAGAGCGCTACAAAAAAGGCGAACTGGTAGAGCCTCAAAAACCTATTACCATCTTTATCGATCCGGCCACACCAAAGAAATGGGTCCCTTATTTGATCCAGGGTGTGAACGACTGGCAGGCAGCCTTCGAAAAAGCCGGTTTTAAAAATGCGATCGTTGCGAAAGCTGCACCCACGCCGGAAGAAGACCCCAGCTGGAGTATGGACGATGCCCGCAATTCAGTGATCGTATACAAACCCAGCTCTGTGGCCAATGCCAGCGGCCCCAGCACTGCCGATCCCCGGTCAGGTGAGATCCTGGAAACGCATATCAACTGGTATCATAACGTAATGGAGCTGCTCCGTAACTGGTACATGGTGCAGGCCGCAGCCGTTGACCCCCGCGCCAGGAAAGTAAAGTTCGATGATGAACTGATGGGACAGCTGATCCGCTTCGTTTCTTCTCACGAGGTAGGACATACGCTTGGGCTCCGTCATAATTTCGGATCCAGTTCCACTGTGCCCGTTGAAAACCTCCGTAATAAAAAATGGGTGGAAGAGAACGGACATACACCCAGTATCATGGACTATGCCCGTTTCAATTATGTAGCGCAGCCGGAAGATAATATTTCCGAAAAAGGGATCTTCCCCCGCATCGGTGATTACGATAAATGGGCTATCGAGTGGGGCTACAAATGGACAAATGGAAAACTGGAAGAAGAAACAGCCATGCTGAGTAAGCTTACAACAGAGAAGCAAAGCAACAAACGACTCTGGTTCGGAACCGAAACCAACAGGGATGATCCCAGATCACAGAATGAAGACCTGGGAGATAATGCCATGATCGCCGGTAACTACGGCATCAAAAACCTGCAACGCATCCTGCCCGAACTGCCCAAATGGACTACCACTCCCAATGAAGGATATGCGAACCTTTCTGCTATGTACAACCAGGTAGCAGGTCAGTTCGGACGTTATATTGGTCATGTGGTGAAGAATGTAGGTGGAATAATGGAAACGCCTAAAATGGTAGAACAGGCCGGGCCTGTATATGAGCGTGTGCCCAAAGAGCGCCAGCAGGCCGCCATGGAATGGTTGAAGAAACAATTGTTCACCACACCAAACTGGCTGCTCAATAAAGAGATCACAGGCAAGGCCGGGATCGATGGCGTTAAGCTGGTGGGAAGACTGCAGGACCAGGCAATGAACAAATTGTTCGATGGCCGTCTGATCGACAAACTGATCACGGCTGAAGCTGAAGGTGGCACTGCTTACACTGCCACGGAATTCATCAATGATCTGAAGAATATTGTTTGGGCTGAAGTGTCAACGCGCAAGCCCATCGATGTATATCGCCGCAATTTGCAAAAGGATTATATCATTCGTGTAGAGCGCATCTTCAATCCCGTTCAAACCCGCTCGGGTTCCAGCGCGGTGAGCGCCCTGGCTTCTGCATTCGGATTGCCGGCGCCCATCAATGAAACCGGCGATGCATATTCCATCTACAGGGCGAGTATGAGAGCTTTGCGTGCAGAGATCAAAGCCGCATTGCCCGCCATTACGGATAGGCTTACCCGTTATCACCTGGAAGATATGGCGGAGAGACTTGGAAAAATGCTCGATCCTAAATAG
- a CDS encoding NUDIX domain-containing protein: MAQFNVRVYGILLTPERDILVADELIRGKFYTKFPGGGLEFGEGTRDCLKREFKEEMDLEVRVTDHLYTTDFFQMSAFKPEDQIISIYYFVEALEPIKVPIRSTEFEFDDAQMAIYKERGETETFRYISLDKFSADSVTLPIDKVVANMLKQQLSQ, translated from the coding sequence ATGGCACAATTCAATGTAAGAGTCTACGGTATCCTGCTGACACCGGAACGCGATATATTGGTAGCCGATGAACTGATCCGCGGTAAGTTCTATACAAAATTCCCGGGAGGCGGACTGGAATTCGGAGAAGGAACACGCGATTGTCTCAAACGCGAATTCAAAGAGGAAATGGATCTTGAAGTGCGGGTAACCGATCATCTTTATACTACCGACTTTTTCCAGATGAGCGCCTTCAAGCCAGAGGATCAGATCATTTCCATCTATTATTTCGTGGAAGCGCTGGAGCCTATCAAAGTCCCTATCCGCAGTACAGAATTTGAATTCGATGATGCGCAGATGGCCATTTACAAAGAGCGTGGCGAAACGGAAACATTCCGCTATATCAGTCTTGACAAATTCTCCGCAGACAGTGTTACGCTGCCCATCGATAAAGTGGTGGCGAATATGCTGAAACAACAACTTTCCCAATAA
- a CDS encoding magnesium transporter CorA family protein: MIQYFKNINHQTVAIDRAENGAWVNILPPLKQEEFSDLAEGLDIPLDFLTDSLDIDERTRFEEADNVKLIVIKTPTENNSFNESDAFYITIPISIILTHNQIVTVNSFENGAIKKFLHTFQNRHPDNRKMMVLKIFEKIIQTYMEHLKEINQRRNLLEQKLYAANRNEELLQLMRIQKSMVYFVTALRSNEMLLMKLERTNFLGLNETEKEFMADLIVDNSQALEMANIYTNILSSTLDAFASIIANNQNQVLKRLAVITIVLTVPVLVASIYGMNVPIPYANSPFAFYIPVGLSLMISLVIGYFFLKKKLF; the protein is encoded by the coding sequence ATGATACAATATTTCAAAAATATCAATCACCAGACGGTAGCGATAGACAGGGCCGAAAACGGTGCATGGGTCAATATTCTGCCGCCACTGAAACAGGAGGAATTCTCCGATCTGGCCGAAGGACTTGATATTCCACTCGACTTCCTGACGGACTCCCTTGATATCGATGAAAGAACGCGTTTCGAAGAAGCCGACAATGTGAAGCTGATCGTGATCAAAACGCCCACGGAGAACAACTCTTTCAACGAAAGTGATGCGTTCTATATCACCATCCCTATCAGTATCATCCTTACGCACAACCAGATCGTGACCGTTAACTCATTCGAGAACGGCGCTATCAAAAAATTCCTGCACACTTTCCAGAACCGTCATCCGGATAACCGGAAGATGATGGTGCTGAAGATCTTCGAAAAGATCATCCAGACTTATATGGAGCATCTGAAAGAGATCAACCAGCGCAGGAATCTCCTGGAACAAAAACTCTACGCCGCCAACAGGAACGAAGAGCTCCTGCAATTGATGCGAATCCAGAAAAGCATGGTGTATTTCGTTACAGCCCTCCGCTCCAATGAAATGCTGCTGATGAAACTGGAACGGACCAATTTCCTCGGACTGAACGAAACCGAGAAAGAATTCATGGCGGACCTGATAGTAGATAATTCACAGGCCCTTGAAATGGCGAATATCTACACCAATATCCTCAGCTCCACGCTCGATGCTTTCGCCAGCATCATTGCCAATAATCAGAACCAGGTATTGAAAAGACTGGCTGTGATCACCATCGTACTTACTGTTCCGGTACTTGTAGCCAGTATCTATGGTATGAACGTACCGATCCCATATGCCAATTCACCATTTGCCTTTTACATTCCTGTAGGGCTTTCGTTAATGATCTCCCTGGTGATCGGCTACTTCTTCCTGAAGAAAAAACTATTCTAG
- a CDS encoding DUF4242 domain-containing protein, whose translation MPKFVIEREIPGAGQLSQEQLQAISQQSCAVLNELGPSIQWVQSYVGGDKIYCIYNAPDEEMIRLHASKGGFPANVINRIYRVIDPTTAEPV comes from the coding sequence ATGCCAAAATTCGTCATCGAACGGGAAATTCCCGGAGCAGGCCAGCTTTCGCAGGAGCAGTTGCAGGCCATTTCACAGCAATCATGTGCTGTATTGAACGAGCTCGGTCCTTCCATTCAATGGGTGCAGAGCTATGTAGGCGGAGATAAGATCTATTGCATTTACAATGCGCCCGATGAGGAAATGATCAGGCTGCATGCCTCCAAAGGCGGTTTCCCCGCCAATGTGATCAACAGGATCTACCGGGTGATCGATCCTACTACGGCAGAACCGGTATGA
- a CDS encoding DUF1415 domain-containing protein translates to MNASAQLNAEIIERTRKWIMEVVIKCNFCPFAAREVKRDSIRYSVIPDLTQKDALTALLEECKMMDSDEQIETTLLIFSEGFKSFREYLQLVEKAESLVRKNGYEGIYQIASFHPDYFFAGAPIDDAANFTNRSIYPMLHILREASVEKVLERYPEPERIPEANMRFAREKGAAYMKILRDSCL, encoded by the coding sequence ATGAATGCGTCAGCACAACTCAATGCGGAAATTATTGAACGTACCCGGAAATGGATCATGGAAGTGGTGATCAAATGTAATTTTTGTCCATTTGCCGCCAGGGAAGTGAAACGCGATAGCATCCGCTATTCCGTAATACCAGACCTGACGCAGAAAGATGCATTGACAGCTTTGCTGGAAGAATGCAAAATGATGGATTCCGATGAACAGATCGAGACCACCCTGCTCATTTTTTCAGAAGGTTTCAAAAGTTTCAGGGAATACCTGCAACTGGTGGAGAAGGCGGAATCTCTGGTTCGCAAGAATGGTTATGAGGGCATTTACCAGATCGCCAGTTTTCATCCTGATTATTTTTTCGCCGGTGCTCCGATTGATGATGCTGCCAACTTTACTAACAGGAGCATCTACCCGATGTTACATATCCTGCGAGAGGCCAGTGTTGAAAAAGTACTGGAACGTTATCCTGAACCTGAAAGGATCCCCGAAGCCAATATGCGCTTCGCACGCGAAAAAGGAGCGGCCTACATGAAGATACTGCGCGATTCCTGCCTTTGA